TATCTACACTTATTGACATTTTTTCTCCAGAATCAGCCATTATTTTTACTTTATTTGATGTTTGAGCAGCGAGCTTTGCTATGCCTTTAAATGTAACGGCTATCTTTTCAGTCATGTCAGCAATATAGGACGCGCTTTCACTTGATAGTTTTGCAGAAGATGCAACTGATGATACGCTCGCTGTTATTTCTTCAGTTGAAGCAGCTACTGAATGGGTTTGAGTTTGTGTATTTTGAGCTGAACTTACCATTAAATTTGAAATTGAAAAAAGTTCATCTGATGATATTGAAAGTACTTTGGCTGTGTTGACTATCTGAGATAATGTTTCTTTAAGATTTTTTAGTGCTATATTAAGATATTCGCCAAGAACACCTATCTCATCTTTTGTTTCAATTTTTAGCTCATCCGTAAAATTTCCTTCTCCTATTTTTTTTGCAAAATCTACTATTTTGTTTAGAGGATTTTCTACAACTCTTCTCATAAAAATAGTAAATATCCATATAGAAATTAAAACTAAACTAATTGCTACAAAGATATTATCTCTTATGGTTTTATGCAGGCTTGTTCGCATGGAATTAAGCGGAATTATTATTTCAAAAACACCATGAACTTCCCCTTCCTTCCATCCTTCTTTTTTAAATCCAAGCAAATCATTTGCTCCTAAAGGATCTCCATGACAGGAAAGACAATCTTTAGTAAGCTTAATACTCCTAAAAAATCTTACTGCATCTATTTTTTCTTTTTTCCCAATAGCATCGTCTATTATTTCTTCTCCAATATGAAGAATTCCTATTTCTCCAATTATTTTTGCTTTTGTTTTATCTTCTGGAAATATTATTTTTACACCCTCTTTTTCTATAGATTCAAGTGAGCCTCTACCCTCGAGAAAATCCACTACAGCTTTTTCAACACCGAGTTTTGGCATATTTTTAGAGTTTCTAGGCTGATCTTTTGGAACCCTGAATTTATAGCCTAATTCAGACGCTCTGGCCTCCGCAGCCATCCACGCGGAAACTACAGGAATAGTCAAATATATTTTTGTATCAGCATAATTTTTACCTGCATTTAAATCGGTTTTTAATGTATTTAAAAGCTCTTGATCATTAAAAACATTTAAATCTCTTAAATTCCCTATAAAATTTCTAAACTGCTCACAAAAAGATGTTAGCGCTCGAGCTCTTTGTATTTCTTTTTCATAACTCGTATTTTTTAATATAGTTGTTTGATAAATAACTACAAACAAAAAACTCGCAATGATAATTGATAAAACAAGAAAAATAACCTTACTACTTAATTTTCGTAGCTTGTCTTTTTTTTCTAGCTCCATAAGCCATTTCCTTTTTTTACGTATATTATTAAATAAAAAGATAATCATCTTTATTCAATGAGCTGCTCTATGTCAACAAAAGCTTAAAAAAAATTAACCTATAACTTGAAACAAGTTGATATTCGAAAACTTCATTTAAATAACCAAATAATATTTGACAAAGTTTTAAAAGCATTGTTTAAAGAGTTTTAAACGTATCCATCTTTATTACATAATTTAATTTATAATTTAATTTTTTTGAATAAAAAACTTATGATAGTAATACTTAAATCTTGCCAAGAAAACCTTTTACCAGACATTGTTATAGATGAATTCCCTTTTTTGATAGGAAGGGATGAAATGCCTTTTGCAATACTTGAACACCACTCAGAAGAGATGAGAGAAGCACTATCCTTTCTTTCAGATCAGCATGCAATAATTTATGACCAAGCGGACGAGGTTGCCATAGTAGATCCTGGCAGTATGAATGGAACAAAATTAAATGGAGTTCCATTAGGGACATGGCCGTCGATGATAAAAGAAGGGGATTCCCTCAGTATTGCTGAAATGTTTGATTTTATTGTTTCATTTAAAGAAGACGAAACAATTGATGATGATGATGAGGATTCTTTTGAAATGCCTCCGCCTGTAATTCAATTTGAAAGTGATGATGAAAGTGAAGAATTAAAAGTTTCAGAGCAAACAGGTAAAATAAAAATAAAAAAATATGAGCCTTCCTTAGCAAAAAAAGGCGCAACTGGGGAACCTGAAAAAAAAGGCTCAAAACCAGTTAAGGTTCTGCCAATTAATTATTTTTTAGAAAGAATAAAAAAATTAAAGCCGAATCTTTATCTTAAAAATATAAAATTATTTCCAATAAAAGACACACAAGACCATAAAAAAAATCAAAAGCAAAACTATAAAGAGGAAATATCTGAAAAAGTTAAGCTTGAATCAGCCAAAGTTAAGCCTGACGCCAAAATAAAACACGATAATCTTAAACAAGAATTAAAAAAAGATCTTAAACATCCAAAGGATTCAGCAGATTCTACTCCGATTTCTAAACAAAACAAGACAGCCGAAATCAAGCAGCCAATTCAAAAAACAATTCCACCTAAACCAGACAAAATAAAAAAAATTGATGCAATATCTAAGCCTGAAATTATTGAAGCTAAGAAAATCAAGTTTAATTATCCAGCATTGATATGGAATAAAATCCCTAAATTAAAAATTTTGATAGCAACGGGAGTTTTTATATGGATAATTATTACTTCTCTCATATTTGTACTTACATCTTCTATACCTCCGAAGCCTATGGGAGATATTTTTTATCAGAATAAAGCCTCAGAAGTACAGTTATTTTCTGATGATATAGGTTTTTGCCTCCAAAATTCAGAATTATCTGGACTAAATGAATCTGAAAGAGAAATCTGTCTTACATCAGCTTTAGAAAAGTTTGTTACTCAAGTTCACCCTTTAAATGCAGCTATTGTTGATAATACAGGAAAAATAGTAGTTCATACTGACCCGAATCTTATTGGGCAGACTTATTCAAAAAATACGTCCGAAAATCAAATAACTCAGCTGGATAAAGTATCCATAAATGAAATTATAACCCCTGAAAACCAGAATCAGATTCTTTTTTCAGCAAACTCTAAATATAAAAATAACGATACAGGTACAGTTCATATTACATTTTTAAAGCCAGTTTATCATACTATTAGCACTGTAAACCAATATGATATATTACTTTTTTCTTGGATATTTTTAAATTTATCAGCAATATTTCTATTCGTTTCGTATAGATTAGCGAAGGCTTTATTCATTGATAACAGACCTCTTGAATCAAAAATTAAATTGCTAAATCCATTGCAATCTATGCTAAAGAAAATTTTTACTAGGGAAAAAGTAAAAGTGGAGCCAGAAGCTCAAAAATCAAGTATTTCAGCGCAAACATCCGAAGATATCGCTCCAGTTGAAAAGACAGGGAAATTAGTCCAATCTCTTCTTTCATCGATAGTTGCAAAAAAACAAAAAAAACAAAAAAGTAAATCTAAAAAGGTAGATACAGAAGCTGATTCAAAAGTTGAAATTCCTCCACCACTTGAATCCATTAAACCTATTCCTAAAAAAACAAGGTTAGGTCCTTATTTTGTGGATGATAATCGTATAGCTCAAGGAAAAATTGCTAATATTTATCTTGCAGAGCTTGCATCAAAGGATGTGCATCAGAAAAAATTTATAATTAAAAAAATTAAATCTCATTTAGCAGAAAATCAAGAATTCATTGAAGCATTTGAACGTGAGATCGTTCTTACAGAATTATTGAAGCATCCGAACATAGTTCAAATAATTGATTACAGAGAAAAACAAAAATGTATGGTGATGGAATATGTAAATGGAAGGGATTTAAGTAAAATTATTACAGAATATAAAGAAAAGCTTCCGATTAATTTTTGTATGTATGTTATTTCTCAAGTATGCATAGCTCTTCAATACGCATTTTTCTATAATGACGATTTATCTGGAGAGCCCCTTTATATGCTCCATAGAAATATTAAACCAAGTAATATACTTGTGTCCTATGAAGGGGAAGTAAAATTAAGTGATTTTGGAGTTGCAAGGGCAACAGAGATTCCAAGCCTTATCCAGTTCGGAGAGCTTAAGCCGATTCCATCTTATATGTCCCCTGAACAAATTTCGGACAGTCCTATAGAACATCGTTCAGATATATATTCATTAGGCACTATTTTTTATGAAATGCTCTCAGGAACAAGGCTTTACAAATTTAGCAGTGAATCTGAAGCAAAAAGATCTATAGTTGAAAAAGAAATTACTCCAATCAGAGAAGTAAGGCCAGACATTCCTCCAGATCTAAACAATATTGTTATGAAATGTTTAAAAAAAGAAAAAAGTGGAAGATTTCAGTCTGCCCAAGAACTTTTTGATGCTTTGAAACGACTGAAAGACGTTTTGAAATTAGAATATGACGAGTTTGATGTCTCTGAATTTATGAAAAAAAATTTTCCCACAAAGAACCATGTAAGTTAGGTATAATAGATAAAAAATTATGAATATTTTTCACTCTATCGTCTTAGGAATTGTTCAAGGTTTGACTGAATTTTTGCCTGTAAGCAGCTCTGGTCATTTAGTTTTGTTCCAAAACATATTCGGAATGAAAGAACCAGAAATTTTTTTTGATCTTTGCCTTCATTTTGGTACTCTTATGGCTATAATTTTAATATATTTTTCAGAAATTAAAAATATTATCAGCTCCTTTTTTAAAGGCTTTAGAAATACGCATTTTTTTTCTAATATTTTCGAAGATAAAGATTTAAAACTTGCTTTTTTAATCATCATTGGATGCATTCCAACAGCAATTATTGGTTTAATCATCGAAAAAAATTCGGACAAGCTATTTTCTTCGATATTTATGGTAGGAATAATGCTTATTATAACGGGGTTAATTTTATTCTTAACTCGTTTTTTTAAGACAGCTACTCTTGATATTAAAGGATTTTCATTTAAAAAAGCTCTTATTATTGGATTTGTTCAGGGAATTGCAGTTATACCCGGAATATCAAGATCTGGTTCAACAATATCAACTGCTCTTTTTCTTGGTATTAATAAAGAAACAGCCGCTAAATATTCTTTCTTACTATCTATACCCGCCATTGCAGGCGCTGAATTAATTGTTTTATTAGGAGCATCAAACATAGAAGCACATTTTGATATTTCAACATTTGTTGGCATGCTTTCAGCATTTGTAACAGGTTACTTGTCCCTTAAATTATTAATTCGAATTGTTAATCAAGGAAATTTATACATATTTGCTCCATACTGCATTTGCATTGGTTTTTTTTCAATTATTTTTGAAATTATATGATAATTGGGAGGTAATTTTATTATGAATCCTGAAATTATTAGGGAATATGACATCAGAGGGATAGCTGGCGTTGACATAACTGACGAAGATGTTTTGTTGCTCGGTAAAGCTATAGGAACTTATTTAATCCGTAAAGATTGTTTGAATTTATGTGTTGGAAGAGATTGTCGTCTAACTTCAGACTTCTATGCGATAAAACTTATTGAAGGACTTATTTCCACAGGATGTAATGTAATAAATATAGGTATTTGTCCAAGCCCTGTGCTTTATTTTTCAATATGGCATTTAAAACAACAAGGCGGTGTCATGGTAACAGCCAGCCATAATCCAAAAGAATACAACGGTTTTAAACTCTGCATAGGAGATGAATCTATCCATGGAGAAGAAATAAAAAAAATTTTTAATATAGTACAAAAAAATGATTTTGTTTCTGGCAAAGGCTTCGTTAAAGAACAAAACATAATTAATGACTATCAAAATTTTATTCTAAATAATATCAAAATATCAAAACCTTTACGAATTGCTATAGATGCTGGCAATGGCACAGGTGGTTTTGTAGCTATTCCTCTTTTAAAATCTTTAAAATGCGAAGTTCACGATTTATTCTGCGATATGGATGGTAATTTTCCTAACCATGATTCTGATCCATCGGTTTTAAAAAATATGAGAGAGCTTATATCTCTTGTAAAAGAAAAAAAACTTGATTTAGGGATAGGCTATGATGGAGATGGTGACAGAATTGGAGTTATTGATGAAAAAGGAAACATGATATACAGTGACATGATAGTCATTTTATTTGCGCGGGAAATTCTCAGTCGCAAGCCTGGATCAACATTTATTGGCGAAGTAAAATGTTCAAAAAAAATGTATGACGATATCGAAAAGCATGGTGGAAAAGCAATAATGTGGAAGACCGGCCATTCTTTGATAAAAGATAAAATGAAACGGGAAAAGGCTGAACTGGCTGGAGAAATGAGCGGGCATATATTTTTTGCGGATAGATATTTGGGATATGATGATGCCATTTATTCGTCCTGCAGACTTATTGAGCTTATATCAAATTCCGGAAAAAGTATATCAGAACTTTTATCTGATATTCCTCAGACATATTCTACTCCTGAAATCAGAGTTGACTGCCCAGATGATAAAAAATTTTTAATCGTAGAGCAGCTTAGTAAAATTTTTAAAAAAAATTATAATGTAATAGATATAGATGGAATAAGACTTTTATTCGAAGATGGTTGGGGATTGATACGAGCATCTAATACGCAGCCATCTCTTGTAATGCGTTTTGAAGCTTTTTCAAAAGATAGACTCGATGAAATAAAAAAACTTGTTGAAGATAACCTTCAAAAAATTAAAGCAATTTTTTAAACAACAAAATTTTTATACAGGGGGATTATTAATTTATGGAATCTCTATCAAAATTAATTGACAGAATTATAAATAGGGTCAATATTAACCTTAGGGAACTCTCTTTTGAAGTTGATCCCTATATTCAAAATGTCATTCCTTTGACCCAGCTTACAAAATTTTACGCTTTTTATGGAGTCAGTTCCAATCATCCTTTGTATTTTAATTTTGCAAAATCGTCACTATCTGGTAGTTATTTTTTAGGAAAATGTAATGTTGTGTCGTCTGTTCTTTATAAAAGCGATATTAGAGGGGATGAGCTAAAAGTTAAAGGCGATGAATTTGAATACAAAGGCTCAGTTATAAAAATTGATGAAGATGAATCTATACGGATAAAAGACAGTTATTTAATAAAAACGCTTGTTCATAGTTATTCCCATGACCCTGGCAATCCAGAAGAATTACTTATAAAAAATACTTTTTCATCCCATTATGCAAATATACATGGCTCTAATGTTGTAGGCTGTTTTTTAGGTCCTTTTTCTACAGTTGATCTTACAACACTTCACGCGTGCATTGTAGGTCCATTTTCCTATATTCAAGCTGAAAATCTTTACCATCACAAATTTGAACCTGGAACAATCTGGATCAAAAAAGAATATAACTTTGAATTTAAATTTGTATTCGACCCCAATGTATTAAAAGAATATATATATGTTGAAAAGGGTAAACATCCGTCTGGGAAATTAATGGAATTTGTTGATTCAAGAAAAGAAGACTTTGAAAGTATTTACGATTTTATACAATTTGATCTTTCAAGCCCAGCGCCTGAAACTTCAGCTTTAAATCCCTACGCAGTAGTTAAAGGAGACACTTACATAAGCGATAATGTCCTTGTGGCCCAAAGGGCATATCTGCAAGAAGCATGGATGGGTGACGGAAGCAATGCCCAAGAAAATTCATATATTATAAATTCAAGGCTAAATGGTAATAATATAACAGCTCATGGCGCTAAAATAATTAATTCGGTGTTATCAAAAAATATTTTTGTTGGTTTCAATTCGTTCTTATATGGTAAAAAAGATTGTCCTCTAACTATAGGAGAAGGAACGATAATTATGCCTCACACAATAATTGATCTTATTGAACCACTTAATATACCTGAAAATTTCCTTGTATGGGGTTTCATTAAAGATCAAAATGACCTTTTAACTCACAGTATATCTTTTGATAAGATGAGTAAGGTTAAAGACCAAATAAAAATTGGAAACATGTTA
The sequence above is drawn from the Desulfobacterales bacterium genome and encodes:
- a CDS encoding transferase; amino-acid sequence: MESLSKLIDRIINRVNINLRELSFEVDPYIQNVIPLTQLTKFYAFYGVSSNHPLYFNFAKSSLSGSYFLGKCNVVSSVLYKSDIRGDELKVKGDEFEYKGSVIKIDEDESIRIKDSYLIKTLVHSYSHDPGNPEELLIKNTFSSHYANIHGSNVVGCFLGPFSTVDLTTLHACIVGPFSYIQAENLYHHKFEPGTIWIKKEYNFEFKFVFDPNVLKEYIYVEKGKHPSGKLMEFVDSRKEDFESIYDFIQFDLSSPAPETSALNPYAVVKGDTYISDNVLVAQRAYLQEAWMGDGSNAQENSYIINSRLNGNNITAHGAKIINSVLSKNIFVGFNSFLYGKKDCPLTIGEGTIIMPHTIIDLIEPLNIPENFLVWGFIKDQNDLLTHSISFDKMSKVKDQIKIGNMLFKGNGELFISAFKKRIEHILEANGALYDENKTKMGHAQKGQKISYNTIQPYLSGGMKGIFPTMIIQP
- a CDS encoding phosphomannomutase/phosphoglucomutase, giving the protein MNPEIIREYDIRGIAGVDITDEDVLLLGKAIGTYLIRKDCLNLCVGRDCRLTSDFYAIKLIEGLISTGCNVINIGICPSPVLYFSIWHLKQQGGVMVTASHNPKEYNGFKLCIGDESIHGEEIKKIFNIVQKNDFVSGKGFVKEQNIINDYQNFILNNIKISKPLRIAIDAGNGTGGFVAIPLLKSLKCEVHDLFCDMDGNFPNHDSDPSVLKNMRELISLVKEKKLDLGIGYDGDGDRIGVIDEKGNMIYSDMIVILFAREILSRKPGSTFIGEVKCSKKMYDDIEKHGGKAIMWKTGHSLIKDKMKREKAELAGEMSGHIFFADRYLGYDDAIYSSCRLIELISNSGKSISELLSDIPQTYSTPEIRVDCPDDKKFLIVEQLSKIFKKNYNVIDIDGIRLLFEDGWGLIRASNTQPSLVMRFEAFSKDRLDEIKKLVEDNLQKIKAIF
- the uppP gene encoding undecaprenyl-diphosphatase UppP, whose amino-acid sequence is MNIFHSIVLGIVQGLTEFLPVSSSGHLVLFQNIFGMKEPEIFFDLCLHFGTLMAIILIYFSEIKNIISSFFKGFRNTHFFSNIFEDKDLKLAFLIIIGCIPTAIIGLIIEKNSDKLFSSIFMVGIMLIITGLILFLTRFFKTATLDIKGFSFKKALIIGFVQGIAVIPGISRSGSTISTALFLGINKETAAKYSFLLSIPAIAGAELIVLLGASNIEAHFDISTFVGMLSAFVTGYLSLKLLIRIVNQGNLYIFAPYCICIGFFSIIFEII
- a CDS encoding methyl-accepting chemotaxis protein, which gives rise to MELEKKDKLRKLSSKVIFLVLSIIIASFLFVVIYQTTILKNTSYEKEIQRARALTSFCEQFRNFIGNLRDLNVFNDQELLNTLKTDLNAGKNYADTKIYLTIPVVSAWMAAEARASELGYKFRVPKDQPRNSKNMPKLGVEKAVVDFLEGRGSLESIEKEGVKIIFPEDKTKAKIIGEIGILHIGEEIIDDAIGKKEKIDAVRFFRSIKLTKDCLSCHGDPLGANDLLGFKKEGWKEGEVHGVFEIIIPLNSMRTSLHKTIRDNIFVAISLVLISIWIFTIFMRRVVENPLNKIVDFAKKIGEGNFTDELKIETKDEIGVLGEYLNIALKNLKETLSQIVNTAKVLSISSDELFSISNLMVSSAQNTQTQTHSVAASTEEITASVSSVASSAKLSSESASYIADMTEKIAVTFKGIAKLAAQTSNKVKIMADSGEKMSISVDTIAAAVEEMTASLKEVANNTVNASNISENANKSAEEINLKMEVLSDASKKIGKFVTLIKDIADQTNMLALNATIEAAGAGEAGKGFAVVANEVKELAKQSSDATEEISEQVENIQKSILSAVNAIESINGIISELANINKTIAYAANEQNSAAGEISKSISDNAVMAKKVSELASEASDLVFEIAKNTDETAHTSSNIAKKVDETALRVKEIAIASNEASIGVDEISKNIQFISEAAKQTKDGADKTNNASKKLSSVSSKIFDMMKKFKI
- a CDS encoding protein kinase, whose product is MIVILKSCQENLLPDIVIDEFPFLIGRDEMPFAILEHHSEEMREALSFLSDQHAIIYDQADEVAIVDPGSMNGTKLNGVPLGTWPSMIKEGDSLSIAEMFDFIVSFKEDETIDDDDEDSFEMPPPVIQFESDDESEELKVSEQTGKIKIKKYEPSLAKKGATGEPEKKGSKPVKVLPINYFLERIKKLKPNLYLKNIKLFPIKDTQDHKKNQKQNYKEEISEKVKLESAKVKPDAKIKHDNLKQELKKDLKHPKDSADSTPISKQNKTAEIKQPIQKTIPPKPDKIKKIDAISKPEIIEAKKIKFNYPALIWNKIPKLKILIATGVFIWIIITSLIFVLTSSIPPKPMGDIFYQNKASEVQLFSDDIGFCLQNSELSGLNESEREICLTSALEKFVTQVHPLNAAIVDNTGKIVVHTDPNLIGQTYSKNTSENQITQLDKVSINEIITPENQNQILFSANSKYKNNDTGTVHITFLKPVYHTISTVNQYDILLFSWIFLNLSAIFLFVSYRLAKALFIDNRPLESKIKLLNPLQSMLKKIFTREKVKVEPEAQKSSISAQTSEDIAPVEKTGKLVQSLLSSIVAKKQKKQKSKSKKVDTEADSKVEIPPPLESIKPIPKKTRLGPYFVDDNRIAQGKIANIYLAELASKDVHQKKFIIKKIKSHLAENQEFIEAFEREIVLTELLKHPNIVQIIDYREKQKCMVMEYVNGRDLSKIITEYKEKLPINFCMYVISQVCIALQYAFFYNDDLSGEPLYMLHRNIKPSNILVSYEGEVKLSDFGVARATEIPSLIQFGELKPIPSYMSPEQISDSPIEHRSDIYSLGTIFYEMLSGTRLYKFSSESEAKRSIVEKEITPIREVRPDIPPDLNNIVMKCLKKEKSGRFQSAQELFDALKRLKDVLKLEYDEFDVSEFMKKNFPTKNHVS